Proteins encoded by one window of Rattus rattus isolate New Zealand chromosome 10, Rrattus_CSIRO_v1, whole genome shotgun sequence:
- the Nenf gene encoding neudesin, translating to MARPAPWWWWLRPLAALALALALVRVPSARAGQMPRPAERGPPVRLFTEEELARYGGEEEDQPIYLAVKGVVFDVTSGKEFYGRGAPYNALAGKDSSRGVAKMSLDPADLTHDISGLTAKELEALDDIFSKVYKAKYPIVGYTARRILNEDGSPNLDFKPEDQPHFDIKDEF from the exons ATGGCGCGCCCCGCgccctggtggtggtggctgcGGCCGCTGGCGGCGCTCGCCCTGGCGCTGGCGCTGGTCCGGGTGCCCTCAGCCCGGGCCGGGCAGATGCCGCGCCCCGCAGAGCGCGGGCCCCCAGTACGGCTCTTCACCGAGGAGGAGCTAGCCCGCTACGGCGGCGAGGAG GAGGATCAACCCATCTACTTGGCAGTGAAGGGAGTGGTGTTCGATGTCACCTCTGGGAAGG aGTTTTATGGACGTGGAGCCCCCTACAATGCCTTGGCCGGGAAGGACTCGAGCAGAGGTGTGGCCAAGATGTCGCTGGATCCTGCAGACCTCACTCATGACATT TCTGGTCTCACTGCCAAGGAGCTGGAAGCCCTCGATGACATCTTCAGCAAGGTGTACAAAGCCAAATACCCCATTGTTGGCTACACGGCCCGCAGGATCCTCAACGAGGATGGCAGCCCCAACCTGGACTTCAAGCCTGAAGATCAGCCCCATTTTGACATAAAGGACGAGTTCTGA